A region of Asticcacaulis excentricus DNA encodes the following proteins:
- a CDS encoding Gfo/Idh/MocA family protein → MFGKKKVKPLKIGLVGLGKIAVDQHIPSIRANPALELVAGCSPNARPEGVTAYDSLEEMLAAHPEIEAVAICTPPQIRHKIARQVIAAGKHVFLEKPPAATLGEAEAIADLARAKGVTVLASWHSRYAPAVETTRQWIAGRKIKSIHVVWKENVRQWHPGQKWIFEAGGMGVFDPGINSLSILTRIVPEKVIVKKADLHIPVNCEAPIQVEMDMATESGVAIRADYDFLQTGIQTWSIFVESEKGEKLELSMGGTGLAIDGKEIMKEKEAEYPGLYAHFEKLVRAGQSDADFSPLRIVADAMLLGKRIDAPEYIE, encoded by the coding sequence ATGTTCGGGAAAAAAAAGGTCAAGCCGCTGAAGATCGGTCTGGTGGGGCTGGGCAAGATCGCCGTCGACCAGCACATACCGTCGATCCGCGCCAACCCGGCGCTGGAGTTGGTGGCCGGGTGTTCGCCCAATGCCCGTCCGGAGGGCGTCACCGCCTACGATTCGCTGGAAGAAATGCTGGCGGCCCACCCGGAAATCGAGGCCGTGGCCATCTGCACGCCGCCGCAAATCCGGCATAAGATAGCCAGGCAGGTCATCGCGGCGGGCAAGCACGTCTTCCTTGAAAAACCCCCTGCGGCGACTTTGGGCGAGGCTGAGGCCATTGCCGATCTGGCGCGCGCCAAGGGCGTGACCGTGCTGGCCAGTTGGCATTCGCGCTATGCGCCGGCGGTGGAAACGACCCGCCAATGGATCGCCGGGCGCAAGATCAAATCCATCCATGTCGTGTGGAAGGAAAATGTGCGTCAGTGGCATCCGGGTCAAAAGTGGATATTCGAGGCCGGCGGGATGGGCGTCTTCGATCCGGGCATCAATTCCCTGTCTATCCTGACGCGCATCGTGCCGGAAAAGGTCATCGTCAAAAAGGCCGACCTGCACATTCCGGTCAATTGCGAAGCCCCGATTCAGGTCGAGATGGACATGGCGACCGAAAGCGGCGTCGCCATCCGCGCCGATTACGACTTCCTGCAAACCGGCATTCAGACCTGGTCTATCTTCGTTGAGTCCGAAAAGGGCGAAAAGCTGGAACTGAGCATGGGCGGCACGGGCCTGGCCATCGACGGCAAGGAGATCATGAAGGAAAAGGAAGCCGAATATCCCGGCCTCTATGCCCACTTTGAAAAGCTGGTCCGCGCGGGTCAGTCGGACGCCGACTTCTCGCCGCTGCGCATCGTCGCCGACGCCATGCTGCTGGGCAAGCGCATCGACGCCCCGGAATATATTGAGTAG
- the fucP gene encoding L-fucose:H+ symporter permease, whose translation MTSETAPGRGLKSLWPLILITSLFFFWGVANNLNDVLIPQFKKAFVLTDLQSGLVQSAFYMGYFLLALPAAFVMRKLGYKTAVVVGLLLYAAGAFIFYPAADNHQYSWFLGGLFVIASGLAFLETSANPLITVLGSPDKAAFRLNLAQSFNPLGALSGIFIGQHFILSGIEHDETALAAMTDTARQAFYISEVKAVQGPYLVIGCVVLLWALLVFLSKFPAAATQNAHEDSGEEVGFFQSVVQLLKRPRFMFGVMAQFFYVGAQVGIWSYMIRYAQSEMGLTDKVAATYLYYTLIAFAVGRFIGTGLMTKVRPTLILGLFALVNIGLMLFAVVNGGESGLWALVASSFFMSIMFPTIFATSVAGLGNLTKTGSSLLVMSIVGGAVLTAVMGFVSDHSHIRTAFTVTAVCFAVIALYAFRAPKDATGPVQMTGH comes from the coding sequence ATGACCTCCGAAACCGCGCCGGGCCGGGGCCTGAAAAGCCTGTGGCCGCTGATCCTGATTACCAGCCTGTTCTTTTTCTGGGGTGTGGCCAATAACCTCAACGACGTGCTGATTCCGCAGTTCAAAAAGGCCTTTGTGCTGACCGACCTGCAATCGGGTCTGGTGCAGTCAGCCTTCTACATGGGCTATTTCCTGCTGGCCCTGCCCGCCGCCTTTGTCATGCGCAAGCTGGGTTACAAGACCGCCGTGGTCGTGGGCCTGCTGCTCTACGCCGCCGGGGCCTTCATCTTCTATCCGGCCGCCGACAATCACCAGTATAGCTGGTTCCTTGGCGGGCTTTTCGTCATCGCCTCGGGTCTGGCGTTTCTCGAAACCTCCGCCAACCCGCTGATCACGGTTCTGGGCTCGCCGGACAAGGCCGCCTTCCGCCTCAACCTGGCCCAGAGCTTCAACCCGTTGGGGGCGCTGTCCGGTATCTTCATCGGTCAACACTTCATCCTGTCGGGTATCGAACACGATGAAACCGCGCTCGCCGCCATGACCGACACCGCGCGTCAGGCCTTCTACATTTCGGAAGTCAAGGCGGTGCAGGGGCCCTATCTGGTCATTGGCTGCGTTGTGCTGTTGTGGGCGCTGCTGGTCTTCCTGTCGAAATTCCCGGCGGCCGCCACGCAAAACGCCCACGAAGACAGCGGCGAAGAGGTCGGCTTCTTCCAGTCGGTCGTTCAGTTGCTCAAACGCCCACGCTTCATGTTCGGCGTCATGGCGCAGTTCTTCTATGTCGGCGCTCAGGTCGGTATCTGGAGCTATATGATCCGCTATGCCCAGAGCGAAATGGGCCTGACCGACAAGGTGGCAGCCACCTATCTCTACTACACCCTGATCGCCTTTGCCGTTGGTCGCTTTATCGGCACGGGCCTGATGACCAAGGTGCGTCCGACCCTGATTTTGGGTCTGTTTGCCCTCGTCAATATCGGCCTGATGCTGTTTGCCGTCGTCAACGGCGGTGAAAGCGGCCTGTGGGCGCTGGTGGCCTCCAGCTTCTTCATGTCGATCATGTTCCCCACCATCTTCGCCACCTCGGTCGCGGGGCTCGGCAACCTGACCAAGACCGGTTCGTCGCTGCTGGTGATGAGCATTGTCGGCGGGGCGGTCCTGACGGCGGTGATGGGCTTCGTCTCCGACCACAGCCATATCCGCACGGCCTTTACCGTCACGGCGGTGTGCTTCGCGGTGATCGCGCTTTACGCCTTCCGCGCGCCGAAGGACGCGACGGGCCCCGTACAGATGACCGGTCACTGA
- a CDS encoding amidohydrolase family protein, with protein sequence MSPVIDAHFHLWQVGRHGFEWPTPDLTAIYRDFAASDLRAAAGDGLHGAVAVQSQPLDADTQWLLSLAETDPLILGVVGWTDLSAPDAATRVAELARHPKLKGLRPMLQGLPDDNWIVRPDVAPALSAMQAAGLVFDALVFTRHLPAIETVAQRYPDLRIVIDHAAKPPIATTEAQPEATRGWTEAMTAIARHPNVVCKLSGLFTEMRPDQPFDEAAPYVAHLLTVFGPQRLLFGSDWPVVRLNGDWQKWKHWLEDQLNPLTSPERQAIFFTNAKRIYDLQGVP encoded by the coding sequence ATGTCCCCGGTCATCGACGCCCATTTCCACCTGTGGCAGGTCGGGCGCCACGGCTTTGAATGGCCGACCCCCGACCTGACGGCCATCTATCGCGACTTTGCCGCATCGGATTTGCGCGCGGCGGCGGGGGACGGTTTGCACGGCGCGGTGGCGGTGCAGTCGCAGCCGTTAGACGCCGATACGCAGTGGCTGCTTAGTCTGGCCGAAACCGATCCGTTGATTCTGGGGGTTGTCGGCTGGACCGACCTGTCGGCCCCGGACGCGGCGACACGGGTCGCCGAACTGGCCCGCCACCCCAAGCTCAAGGGTCTGCGCCCGATGTTGCAGGGCCTGCCCGACGACAACTGGATTGTGCGCCCGGACGTCGCCCCCGCCCTGTCGGCCATGCAAGCGGCGGGGCTGGTCTTTGATGCGCTGGTCTTTACGCGCCACCTGCCGGCCATAGAGACGGTGGCGCAACGCTATCCGGATTTGCGTATCGTGATCGACCACGCCGCCAAGCCCCCGATCGCCACGACTGAGGCACAGCCCGAAGCGACGCGCGGCTGGACCGAGGCCATGACCGCTATCGCACGTCACCCGAATGTGGTGTGCAAACTGTCGGGCCTGTTTACCGAGATGCGCCCAGATCAGCCCTTCGATGAGGCGGCCCCCTACGTGGCGCATCTGCTGACCGTCTTTGGCCCGCAACGCCTGTTGTTCGGCTCTGACTGGCCCGTGGTGCGGCTCAACGGCGACTGGCAAAAATGGAAACACTGGCTTGAGGACCAATTAAACCCATTGACGTCGCCAGAGCGTCAGGCCATCTTTTTCACTAATGCAAAAAGAATTTATGACCTACAGGGGGTCCCATGA
- a CDS encoding IclR family transcriptional regulator: MISEDTRHSDGEKAMKYRAPALEKGLDVLELLAANKRPMTLSQISHRLDRSVSELFRMVQVLENRGYVAQSQKGDGLELTNKLFSLGMSRGPSQNLLASALPLMQALSEQVRQSVHLAIASDDHMVVIARIEAPGDLGFSVRVGYQRQLVQSTSGLVLYAFQPPKLKEQMKHMLRGTATPQEWQLFETVAERALHQGYVQAKSDFVDGVLDVSCPVMNDTTVIAAMTIPWLKTHGCLSLEDTVARLKGTAAALSRTLGG; encoded by the coding sequence ATGATCAGCGAAGATACCCGTCATAGCGACGGTGAAAAGGCTATGAAATACCGCGCACCCGCCCTTGAGAAGGGGCTGGACGTGCTGGAGCTTCTGGCCGCCAACAAACGGCCCATGACCTTGTCGCAGATTTCGCACCGGCTGGACCGCTCGGTGTCCGAACTGTTCCGCATGGTGCAGGTGCTGGAAAATCGCGGCTATGTGGCGCAATCGCAAAAGGGCGACGGGCTGGAACTGACCAACAAGCTGTTCTCGCTGGGCATGAGCCGCGGCCCCAGCCAGAACCTGCTGGCCTCGGCCCTGCCCCTGATGCAGGCCCTGTCGGAACAGGTGCGTCAATCCGTGCATCTGGCCATCGCCTCTGACGATCACATGGTGGTCATTGCCCGCATCGAAGCGCCGGGCGATCTCGGCTTTTCGGTGCGTGTCGGCTATCAGCGGCAACTGGTGCAATCGACCTCCGGCCTCGTTCTCTATGCCTTTCAGCCGCCCAAGCTGAAGGAGCAGATGAAGCACATGCTGCGCGGCACGGCGACGCCGCAGGAGTGGCAACTGTTCGAAACCGTGGCCGAACGCGCCCTGCATCAGGGCTATGTGCAGGCCAAGAGCGATTTCGTCGATGGTGTGCTGGACGTCTCCTGCCCGGTGATGAACGACACCACGGTCATCGCCGCCATGACCATCCCCTGGCTGAAGACGCACGGCTGTCTGAGCCTCGAAGACACGGTGGCGCGGCTGAAAGGCACGGCGGCAGCCCTGTCGCGCACGCTGGGTGGATAG
- a CDS encoding aldo/keto reductase, translating into MPISDLHTIGRTQVRVSALGFGAAAIGNLYRPVDDATAAATLKAVTDGGIAYIDTAPRYGHGLSERRLADLSADATLSTKVGRVLTPIAAPPPGTERHGFVDGDPFDEHFDYSYDGVMRSFEDSQKRLKRERIDMLLVHDLGVETHGSGHARHLAAFLGGGLRALHELKAQGLTQAIGLGVNETAICDLVMAEADIDVLMLAGRYTLLEQTPLDGLFERCAAHGVSVLAAAPFNSGLLAGGAHFNYEAPPTDILTRVRDIEAVCTRHHVPLAAAALQFPGFHPVVASTVVGMARPQQVARNIELFSHPIPAELWHDLKAAGLLRADAPAGDVSQA; encoded by the coding sequence GTGCCTATCAGCGATCTCCATACCATAGGCCGCACACAGGTCCGGGTCAGCGCGCTGGGTTTCGGCGCGGCGGCCATCGGCAACCTGTATCGCCCGGTCGATGATGCCACGGCGGCAGCGACGCTCAAGGCCGTGACGGATGGCGGCATCGCCTATATCGACACCGCTCCGCGCTATGGGCACGGCCTGTCCGAGCGCCGCCTCGCCGACCTGAGCGCCGACGCCACCCTGTCCACCAAGGTGGGGCGCGTGCTGACCCCCATCGCTGCCCCGCCGCCCGGCACCGAACGCCACGGCTTTGTCGATGGCGACCCCTTCGATGAACACTTCGACTATAGCTATGACGGCGTGATGCGGTCGTTTGAGGACAGTCAGAAGCGGCTGAAGCGCGAACGCATCGACATGCTGCTGGTCCACGATCTGGGGGTCGAAACCCACGGCAGCGGTCATGCCCGACATCTCGCCGCCTTTCTGGGCGGCGGTTTGCGCGCCCTGCACGAACTGAAGGCGCAGGGCCTGACGCAGGCCATCGGTCTGGGTGTCAATGAGACGGCCATCTGCGACCTCGTTATGGCCGAAGCCGATATCGATGTCCTGATGCTGGCCGGACGCTATACCCTGCTGGAACAGACACCGCTGGACGGCCTGTTTGAACGCTGCGCGGCGCACGGCGTGTCGGTTCTGGCGGCGGCCCCTTTTAATTCGGGTCTGCTGGCCGGAGGCGCGCATTTCAACTATGAGGCCCCGCCGACGGACATCCTGACCCGCGTGCGCGACATCGAGGCCGTCTGCACCCGCCACCATGTGCCGCTGGCCGCCGCTGCGCTTCAGTTCCCTGGCTTCCATCCGGTCGTAGCCAGTACCGTCGTCGGCATGGCCCGCCCGCAGCAGGTGGCGCGCAATATCGAGCTGTTCAGCCATCCCATCCCTGCCGAGCTGTGGCACGACCTGAAAGCCGCCGGTCTGCTGCGCGCCGATGCGCCGGCGGGTGATGTTTCGCAAGCGTAA
- a CDS encoding UxaA family hydrolase, producing the protein MSLPSPLILLHPDDNVAVCRAAIAAGSMVTVGAEALSITEAIEVGHKVAVRDLKAGDKIVKYGAPIGSMTKDTPKGGHVHMHNMKSDYISSHTREASGGGHA; encoded by the coding sequence ATGTCCCTGCCCTCTCCCCTGATTTTACTGCACCCTGATGACAATGTGGCGGTGTGCCGCGCGGCGATCGCAGCGGGCAGCATGGTGACGGTGGGCGCCGAGGCTTTGTCGATTACCGAGGCCATCGAGGTGGGTCACAAGGTTGCCGTGCGCGATCTGAAGGCCGGGGACAAGATTGTCAAATACGGCGCGCCCATCGGCTCAATGACCAAAGACACACCCAAAGGTGGCCACGTCCACATGCACAATATGAAAAGCGACTATATTTCGTCCCACACCCGCGAAGCCTCCGGAGGCGGTCATGCTTAA
- a CDS encoding UxaA family hydrolase, with protein sequence MLKGYLRQDGRKGIRNVIAVAYLVECAHHVARQIVTKSDDSEVHLIGFPGCYPNDYAFKVMSAVTTHPNVGGVLLISLGCESFNRERLKAAIEASGRPCETLVIQQSGGTLSTIQKGLEAVARLQAVAAQTPVVEMAVSELVIGTICGGSDGTSGITANPAVGRAFDWFGTQGAACVFEETGELVGCETIMASRAVTPELGAELEACVQKAEAYYTVMGFGSFAPGNAEGGLTTQEEKSMGAYSKSGSAPICGILKPGDLPPTGGLYLLDVVPDGEPRFGFPNISDNAEIVELIACGAHVTLFTTGRGSVVGSAISPVIKVCANPDTYRKLSEDMDIDAGKIMEGRATLDEVGQEIIDSVLAVAGGAPTKSEAMGHQEFILTYKAFDPLGPACLPLRRA encoded by the coding sequence ATGCTTAAGGGCTATTTGCGTCAGGATGGCCGAAAGGGTATCCGCAATGTCATCGCCGTGGCCTATCTGGTCGAATGCGCCCACCACGTGGCGCGCCAGATCGTCACCAAGTCCGACGACAGCGAGGTGCACCTGATCGGCTTTCCGGGCTGCTATCCCAACGACTACGCCTTCAAGGTGATGTCGGCGGTGACGACGCATCCCAATGTCGGCGGGGTGCTGCTGATCTCTTTGGGCTGTGAGAGCTTCAACCGTGAGCGCCTGAAGGCCGCCATCGAGGCGTCCGGTCGCCCGTGCGAAACTCTGGTCATCCAGCAGTCGGGCGGTACGCTTTCAACCATTCAGAAGGGGCTTGAGGCCGTGGCCCGGCTGCAAGCTGTAGCGGCGCAGACCCCGGTGGTCGAGATGGCGGTGTCGGAGTTGGTCATCGGCACCATCTGCGGCGGCTCGGACGGCACGTCGGGCATCACTGCCAATCCGGCGGTCGGTCGTGCCTTCGACTGGTTCGGGACGCAAGGGGCGGCCTGCGTGTTCGAAGAGACCGGCGAACTGGTCGGCTGCGAAACCATTATGGCCAGCCGCGCCGTCACGCCGGAACTGGGGGCCGAACTTGAAGCCTGCGTACAGAAGGCCGAGGCCTATTACACCGTCATGGGCTTTGGGTCGTTCGCGCCGGGCAATGCCGAAGGCGGCCTGACCACGCAGGAAGAAAAGTCGATGGGGGCCTATTCCAAGTCAGGATCGGCGCCCATCTGCGGCATCCTGAAACCCGGTGATCTGCCCCCGACGGGCGGGCTCTACCTGCTCGATGTGGTGCCGGATGGTGAGCCGCGTTTCGGCTTCCCCAATATCTCGGACAATGCGGAAATCGTCGAACTGATCGCCTGTGGCGCGCACGTGACCCTGTTCACCACAGGCCGCGGCTCTGTGGTGGGTTCGGCCATTTCGCCCGTGATCAAGGTCTGCGCCAATCCCGACACCTATCGCAAGCTGAGCGAGGATATGGATATCGACGCTGGCAAGATCATGGAAGGTCGCGCCACGCTGGATGAGGTTGGGCAGGAGATTATCGACAGCGTGCTGGCCGTCGCCGGTGGCGCACCCACCAAGTCCGAAGCCATGGGCCATCAGGAGTTCATCCTGACCTATAAGGCCTTCGACCCTCTGGGCCCGGCCTGCCTGCCGCTGCGCCGGGCGTAA
- a CDS encoding SDR family oxidoreductase gives MSRLSGKTALITAAGQGIGRATVEAYVREGATVIAADINDASLSELAALENVIARKLDVTDAEAVKAIAAEFPNIDILYNCAGFVHAGTILDCDEQDWAFSNSLNVTAQYRLIRAVLPNMIARGGGSIINMSSIASSVKGIPNRFAYCATKAAVIGLTKSVAADFVAQGIRCNAICPGTVETPSLLQRLHDTGDFEQAYKDFTARQAMGRFGKPEELAALAVYLGSDESKFTTGRAHIIDGGWVM, from the coding sequence ATGTCACGACTTTCCGGAAAAACCGCCCTGATCACCGCCGCCGGGCAAGGCATTGGCCGCGCCACCGTCGAAGCCTATGTGCGCGAAGGGGCCACCGTCATCGCCGCCGACATCAACGACGCCAGCCTCAGCGAACTGGCGGCGCTGGAGAATGTCATCGCGCGCAAGCTCGACGTCACCGACGCCGAAGCGGTCAAGGCCATCGCCGCTGAGTTCCCGAATATCGACATCCTCTATAACTGCGCCGGTTTCGTGCACGCCGGTACCATTCTCGATTGCGACGAACAGGACTGGGCCTTTTCCAACAGCCTGAACGTCACGGCGCAGTACCGCCTGATCCGCGCCGTCCTGCCCAACATGATCGCACGCGGCGGTGGCTCGATCATCAACATGTCGTCGATCGCCTCGTCGGTCAAAGGCATCCCCAACCGCTTCGCCTATTGCGCCACCAAGGCGGCAGTGATCGGCCTGACCAAGTCGGTGGCGGCGGACTTCGTGGCGCAGGGCATCCGCTGCAACGCCATCTGCCCCGGCACGGTGGAGACGCCGTCTCTGCTGCAACGCCTGCACGACACGGGCGATTTTGAGCAGGCCTATAAAGACTTCACCGCGCGTCAGGCCATGGGCCGCTTCGGCAAGCCGGAAGAACTGGCGGCGCTGGCCGTCTATCTGGGTTCGGACGAATCGAAATTCACCACCGGCCGCGCCCATATCATCGACGGCGGCTGGGTGATGTAA